A genomic window from Streptomyces brevispora includes:
- a CDS encoding efflux RND transporter permease subunit yields MSWLSRFSLAQRALIGLISIVALVFGAIAIPQLKQQLLPTIELPMVSVLAPYQGASPDVVEKQVVEPLENSIKAVDGVTGITSTASEGNAVIMASFDFGDEGTKQLVADIQQAVNRARVQLPDSVDPQVIAGSTDDIPTVVLAVTSDKDQQALAAQLDRTVVPALEGIDGVGQVTVDGVQDLQVSITPDDKKLAEAGLNTGSLAQALQAGGATVPAGSFSESGKSRTVQVGGAFTSLKQIEDLRVAGQDPATGKPGKPVRVGDLATVKQEPSTAVSITRTNGKPSLAVMATMDKDGSAVSISDAVKDKLPDLRKDLGAGAELTVVTDQGPPVAKAISGLTIEGALGLLFAVIVILVFLASLRSTLVTAVSIPLSVVLALIVLWTRDLSLNMLTLGALTIAIGRVVDDSIVVLENIKRHLGYGEERQSAILTAVKEVAGAVTASTLTTVAVFLPIGLVGGMVGELFGSFSLTITAALLASLLVSLTVVPVLSFWFLRAPEGSAENPDEARRKAEEKEARSKLQGMYVRVLGFATRRRVVSVVIAVVVLIGTFGMAPLLKTTLFDQGEQEVLSIKQELAPGTSLEAADEASKKVEKVLAGDKSVKGYQVTVGSSGFMAAFGGGTGANQASYQVTLKDPADYEATEKRLDEALGKLDGIGDTTIGAGGGFGSQDLSVVVKAADADVLRKSSEEVRKAVAGLKDVSDVQSDLSQSIPRISVKANAKAADAGFTQAALGAAVAGAVKGTPSGKAIMDDTERDVVIRSAHPATTMAELKNLSLGPVKLGTIADVEVVPGPVSMTRIDGQRAATITAKPVGDNTGAVSTELQKKVDALDLPDGATATIGGVSEDQKDAFVKLALAMLAAVAIVFMLLVATFRSLIQPLILLVSIPFAATGAIGLLLITGTPMGVAAMIGMLMLIGIVVTNAIVLIDLINQYRAQGMGVIEAVVEGGRHRLRPILMTALATIFALLPMALGVTGDGGFISQPLAVVVIGGLVTSTLLTLLLVPTLYAMVELRKERRAKKKAAKRAAKAGVPAQPESDEVRETESAKA; encoded by the coding sequence ATGTCCTGGCTGTCCAGATTCAGCCTCGCGCAAAGGGCCCTGATCGGGCTGATCTCGATCGTCGCGCTCGTATTCGGAGCGATTGCGATCCCGCAGCTCAAGCAGCAGCTGTTGCCCACCATCGAACTCCCGATGGTGTCGGTGCTCGCCCCCTATCAGGGAGCGTCCCCCGATGTGGTCGAGAAGCAGGTCGTCGAACCGCTCGAGAATTCGATCAAGGCCGTCGACGGCGTCACCGGAATCACCTCGACCGCCAGTGAGGGCAACGCCGTCATCATGGCGTCCTTCGACTTCGGCGACGAGGGCACCAAGCAGCTTGTCGCGGACATCCAGCAGGCGGTGAACCGCGCTCGCGTCCAGCTGCCCGACTCCGTGGACCCGCAGGTCATCGCCGGTTCGACGGACGACATCCCGACCGTCGTCCTCGCCGTCACGTCCGACAAGGACCAGCAGGCGCTCGCCGCCCAGCTGGACCGTACCGTCGTCCCCGCCCTGGAGGGCATCGACGGCGTCGGCCAGGTCACCGTCGACGGCGTGCAGGACCTCCAGGTCTCCATCACCCCCGACGACAAGAAGCTCGCGGAGGCCGGGCTGAACACCGGCTCGCTCGCCCAGGCACTCCAGGCGGGCGGCGCGACCGTCCCGGCCGGTTCCTTCTCCGAGTCGGGCAAGAGCCGCACCGTCCAGGTCGGCGGCGCCTTCACCTCCCTGAAGCAGATCGAGGACCTGAGGGTCGCCGGCCAGGACCCGGCGACGGGCAAGCCCGGCAAGCCGGTCCGGGTCGGCGACCTCGCGACGGTGAAGCAGGAGCCCTCCACCGCGGTCTCCATCACCCGTACGAACGGCAAGCCGAGCCTTGCCGTCATGGCGACGATGGACAAGGACGGCAGCGCCGTCTCCATCTCGGACGCGGTCAAGGACAAGCTCCCGGACCTGCGCAAGGACCTCGGCGCCGGTGCCGAGCTGACCGTCGTCACCGACCAGGGCCCGCCCGTCGCCAAGGCGATCTCGGGCCTGACCATCGAGGGCGCGCTCGGCCTGCTCTTCGCGGTCATCGTGATCCTGGTCTTCCTGGCCTCGCTCCGCTCGACCCTGGTCACCGCGGTCTCCATCCCGCTCTCCGTGGTCCTCGCACTGATCGTGCTCTGGACCCGTGACCTGTCACTCAACATGCTCACCCTGGGCGCGCTGACCATCGCGATCGGCCGGGTCGTCGACGACTCGATCGTCGTCCTGGAGAACATCAAGCGCCACCTCGGTTACGGGGAGGAGCGCCAGTCCGCGATCCTCACCGCGGTGAAGGAAGTGGCCGGCGCGGTCACCGCCTCGACCCTCACCACCGTCGCCGTCTTCCTGCCGATCGGTCTGGTCGGCGGCATGGTCGGCGAGCTCTTCGGCTCGTTCTCGCTGACCATCACCGCAGCCCTGCTGGCCTCCCTGCTGGTCTCGCTGACCGTCGTCCCGGTCCTGTCCTTCTGGTTCCTGCGCGCCCCCGAGGGCAGCGCCGAGAACCCGGACGAGGCCCGGCGCAAGGCCGAGGAGAAGGAAGCCCGCAGCAAGCTGCAGGGGATGTACGTCCGGGTCCTGGGCTTCGCCACCCGGCGCCGCGTCGTCAGTGTGGTCATCGCCGTGGTCGTGCTGATCGGCACCTTCGGCATGGCTCCGCTGCTGAAGACCACCCTCTTCGATCAGGGCGAGCAGGAAGTCCTCTCCATCAAGCAGGAGTTGGCCCCTGGCACCAGCCTGGAGGCCGCCGACGAGGCGTCCAAGAAGGTCGAGAAGGTCCTCGCGGGCGACAAGAGCGTCAAGGGGTACCAGGTCACGGTCGGCTCGTCCGGCTTCATGGCGGCCTTCGGCGGCGGCACGGGGGCCAACCAGGCCTCCTACCAGGTCACGCTGAAGGACCCGGCCGACTACGAAGCCACCGAGAAGCGCCTCGACGAGGCGCTCGGCAAGCTCGACGGCATCGGTGACACGACCATCGGCGCGGGCGGCGGTTTCGGCAGCCAGGACCTGAGCGTCGTGGTCAAGGCCGCCGACGCGGACGTCCTGCGGAAGTCCTCCGAAGAGGTACGCAAGGCGGTGGCCGGCCTCAAGGACGTCTCCGACGTCCAGAGCGACCTGTCCCAGAGCATCCCCCGGATCTCGGTCAAGGCCAACGCCAAGGCCGCCGACGCCGGCTTCACCCAGGCAGCCCTGGGCGCGGCCGTCGCCGGTGCGGTGAAGGGCACCCCCTCCGGCAAGGCGATCATGGACGACACCGAGCGTGATGTCGTCATCAGGTCCGCCCACCCGGCCACCACGATGGCCGAGCTGAAGAACCTCTCGCTCGGCCCGGTCAAGCTCGGCACGATCGCCGACGTGGAGGTGGTCCCCGGACCGGTCTCCATGACGCGGATCGACGGCCAGCGCGCCGCGACGATCACCGCCAAGCCCGTCGGTGACAACACCGGAGCGGTCAGCACAGAGCTCCAGAAGAAGGTCGACGCCCTGGACCTCCCGGACGGCGCCACCGCCACCATCGGCGGCGTCTCCGAGGACCAGAAGGACGCCTTCGTCAAGCTGGCCCTGGCCATGCTGGCGGCCGTCGCGATCGTCTTCATGCTGCTGGTCGCCACCTTCCGGTCGCTCATCCAGCCGCTGATCCTGCTGGTCTCCATCCCGTTCGCGGCAACCGGCGCGATCGGCCTGCTCCTCATCACCGGGACCCCGATGGGCGTCGCGGCGATGATCGGCATGCTGATGCTGATCGGCATCGTGGTGACCAACGCGATCGTGCTGATCGACCTGATCAACCAGTACCGCGCCCAGGGCATGGGCGTCATCGAGGCGGTCGTCGAGGGTGGACGTCACCGTCTGCGCCCGATCCTGATGACGGCCCTGGCGACCATCTTCGCTCTCCTCCCGATGGCGCTCGGCGTCACCGGCGACGGCGGCTTCATCTCGCAGCCGCTGGCCGTCGTGGTCATCGGCGGTCTGGTCACCTCGACGCTGCTGACGCTGCTCCTGGTGCCGACGCTGTACGCGATGGTGGAGCTCCGCAAGGAGCGCCGCGCGAAGAAGAAGGCCGCGAAGCGCGCCGCGAAGGCGGGCGTGCCGGCTCAGCCAGAGTCCGACGAGGTCCGGGAGACCGAGTCCGCGAAGGCCTGA
- a CDS encoding response regulator, with product MTPAIKVLLADDQALLRSAFRVLVDSEPDMQVVGEAADGAQAVELARSTRADVVLMDIRMPGTDGLTATRMISADPDLADVRVVMLTTFEVDEYVVQSLRAGASGFLGKGAEPDELLNAIRIAAGGEALLSPAATKGLIATFLAQGGSSGEEPGAAEYSERLAALTTREREVLVLVAGGLSNDEIAERLVVSPLTVKTHVNRAMAKLGARDRAQLVVIAYESGLVRPRVE from the coding sequence ATGACACCGGCCATCAAGGTCCTGCTCGCCGACGACCAGGCGCTGCTGCGCAGCGCGTTCCGGGTGCTGGTCGACTCGGAGCCCGACATGCAGGTGGTCGGCGAGGCGGCGGACGGCGCGCAGGCGGTGGAGCTGGCCCGCTCGACCCGCGCCGACGTGGTGCTGATGGACATCAGGATGCCCGGTACGGACGGGCTCACCGCGACCCGGATGATCAGCGCCGACCCGGATCTCGCGGACGTGCGCGTGGTGATGCTCACCACCTTCGAGGTGGACGAGTACGTGGTGCAGTCGCTGCGGGCCGGCGCCTCGGGCTTCCTGGGCAAGGGGGCGGAACCGGACGAACTGCTCAACGCCATCCGGATCGCCGCGGGTGGCGAGGCGCTGCTCTCACCGGCCGCGACCAAGGGGCTGATCGCCACGTTCCTCGCGCAGGGCGGCAGTTCGGGAGAGGAGCCGGGGGCGGCGGAGTACTCCGAGCGTCTCGCGGCCCTCACCACGCGGGAGCGCGAGGTACTGGTCCTGGTCGCGGGCGGGCTCTCCAACGACGAGATCGCCGAGCGCCTCGTGGTCAGCCCGCTCACCGTCAAGACCCATGTGAACAGGGCGATGGCGAAACTGGGTGCCCGCGACCGGGCCCAATTGGTGGTAATCGCCTACGAATCGGGCCTTGTCCGCCCCAGGGTGGAGTGA
- a CDS encoding sensor histidine kinase, which translates to MTTLGTGVLRVRHWLRDHPLALDGALALGVLVSMIIGSFADPSSHNGPAFGTRTPGAGSVLLMVLSALALVWRRRNPMAVLVATGGLTFVELVMVDPPAPVVMSVVIALYTIAARTDRPTTWRVGLLTMAALTAAAMLYGSAPWYSQENFGVFAWTGMASAAGDAVRSRRAFVDAIRERAERAERTREEEARRRVAEERLRIARDLHDVVAHHIALVNVQAGVAAHVMDKRPDQAKQALAHVREASRSALNELRATVGLLRQSGDPEAPTEPAPGLAVLDELVETVRRAGLPVEVACAAGGSPPLTAAVDLAAYRVIQEALTNVRKHAGPGAKAEVSVVRVGATAEVMVLDNGQGNPGGEGEGGGHGLLGMRERVTALGGTLTAGPRYGGGFRVHAILPVKALPQQSEQPDVVGRTGENA; encoded by the coding sequence GTGACCACCCTCGGAACCGGCGTTCTGCGCGTCCGGCACTGGCTGCGCGACCATCCGCTGGCGCTGGACGGAGCGCTCGCCCTGGGCGTGCTCGTATCCATGATCATCGGCTCGTTCGCCGATCCGAGTTCGCACAACGGACCCGCCTTCGGCACCCGCACGCCCGGCGCCGGCAGCGTGCTCCTGATGGTGCTGAGTGCCCTCGCCCTGGTGTGGCGGCGCCGCAACCCGATGGCCGTGCTCGTCGCCACCGGCGGGCTGACGTTCGTCGAGCTGGTGATGGTGGACCCGCCGGCCCCGGTGGTGATGAGCGTGGTCATAGCGCTGTACACCATCGCCGCCCGCACCGACCGGCCGACGACCTGGCGGGTCGGGCTGCTCACGATGGCCGCGCTCACCGCGGCCGCGATGCTCTACGGATCGGCGCCCTGGTACAGCCAGGAGAACTTCGGCGTCTTCGCCTGGACCGGCATGGCGAGCGCCGCGGGGGACGCGGTGCGTTCCCGGCGCGCGTTCGTCGACGCGATCAGGGAGCGCGCCGAACGGGCCGAGCGGACCCGTGAGGAGGAGGCCCGGCGCAGGGTGGCCGAGGAACGGCTGCGGATCGCCCGCGATCTGCACGACGTCGTCGCCCACCACATCGCCCTGGTCAACGTGCAGGCAGGGGTCGCCGCCCACGTCATGGACAAGCGCCCCGACCAGGCCAAACAGGCGCTCGCCCACGTCCGCGAGGCGAGCCGCTCCGCGCTCAACGAACTGCGGGCCACCGTCGGGCTGCTGCGCCAGTCCGGCGACCCCGAGGCGCCGACCGAACCCGCTCCCGGCCTCGCCGTCCTCGACGAGCTCGTGGAGACCGTGCGCCGGGCCGGGCTGCCCGTCGAGGTGGCCTGCGCGGCCGGGGGCAGCCCGCCGCTCACGGCCGCCGTCGACCTGGCCGCGTACCGGGTGATCCAGGAGGCGCTGACCAATGTGCGCAAGCACGCGGGCCCCGGCGCGAAGGCCGAGGTGAGCGTCGTACGGGTCGGGGCCACGGCCGAGGTCATGGTGCTCGACAACGGCCAAGGGAACCCGGGCGGCGAGGGGGAGGGGGGCGGCCACGGACTGCTCGGTATGCGGGAACGGGTCACGGCCCTGGGCGGCACCCTCACCGCCGGACCCCGTTACGGCGGCGGCTTCCGCGTCCATGCGATCCTGCCCGTCAAGGCCCTCCCGCAGCAGTCGGAGCAACCGGACGTGGTGGGCCGGACGGGGGAGAACGCATGA
- the pspAA gene encoding PspA-associated protein PspAA, which translates to MIVRIMGEGQVLLADSHLAELNKLDNVLLAEMESGDGPGFRSTLHALLARVREVGTPLPDDSLEPSELILPSPDATLEEVRAMLRDDGLIPG; encoded by the coding sequence ATGATCGTACGGATCATGGGGGAGGGCCAGGTACTCCTGGCCGACAGCCATCTCGCCGAGCTCAACAAGCTCGACAACGTACTGCTCGCCGAGATGGAGAGTGGCGACGGCCCCGGCTTCCGCTCCACTCTCCACGCGCTCCTCGCCAGGGTGCGCGAAGTCGGCACACCCTTGCCGGACGACTCCCTGGAGCCGTCCGAGCTGATCCTGCCGTCGCCCGACGCGACCCTCGAAGAGGTGCGCGCCATGCTCCGTGACGACGGTCTGATTCCCGGCTGA
- a CDS encoding PspA/IM30 family protein — MKRMGMIFRAKANKALDRAEDPRETLDYSYQKQLELLQKVRRGVADVATSRKRLELQLNQLQGQTSKLEDQGRKALALGREDLAREALSRRAALQQQVTDLETQHTTLQGEEEKLTLAAQRLQAKVDAFRTKKETIKATYTAAQAQTRIGEAFSGISEEMGDVGLAIQRAEDKTQQLQARAGAIDELLASGALDDPTGTAKDDLTAELDRISGGTDVELELQRMKAELAGGSSPQQAIEGGPQDAAQQQSQSRHKFDKN, encoded by the coding sequence ATGAAGCGTATGGGGATGATCTTCCGCGCGAAGGCAAACAAGGCCCTGGACCGGGCCGAGGATCCGCGCGAGACCCTCGATTACTCGTACCAGAAGCAGCTGGAGCTGCTTCAGAAGGTGCGCCGCGGTGTCGCCGATGTGGCGACCTCGCGCAAGCGTCTGGAGCTGCAGCTGAACCAGCTGCAGGGCCAGACCTCGAAGCTGGAGGACCAGGGCCGCAAGGCACTCGCGCTCGGTCGCGAGGACCTGGCCCGCGAGGCGCTGTCGCGCCGGGCGGCCCTCCAGCAGCAGGTCACCGACCTGGAGACGCAGCACACCACGCTGCAGGGTGAGGAGGAGAAACTCACTCTCGCGGCCCAGCGGCTGCAGGCCAAGGTCGATGCCTTCCGTACCAAGAAGGAGACGATCAAGGCCACCTACACAGCGGCCCAGGCACAGACCCGGATCGGGGAGGCCTTCTCGGGCATCTCCGAGGAGATGGGCGATGTCGGCCTGGCGATCCAGCGGGCCGAGGACAAGACGCAGCAGCTGCAGGCGCGCGCGGGCGCGATCGACGAGCTGCTCGCCTCCGGCGCCCTGGACGACCCGACCGGCACGGCGAAGGACGACCTCACCGCCGAGCTCGACCGGATCTCCGGTGGTACGGATGTGGAGCTGGAGCTGCAGCGCATGAAGGCCGAACTGGCCGGCGGCTCCTCCCCGCAGCAGGCCATCGAGGGCGGCCCGCAGGACGCCGCCCAGCAGCAGTCCCAGTCCCGGCACAAGTTCGACAAGAATTAA
- a CDS encoding DUF3043 domain-containing protein, producing MFRSRSKEEKAPTDKVTADLSKTPRDPQAPKGRPTPKRSDAQTQRRRASSGAPADRKEAMKRQREARRVDMAKQREALASGDERYLPARDKGPVRRFVRDFVDSRFCIAEYFLPLAVIILILSVIQVQNIQNISLLLWLGVIVLIVIDSIGLTFRLRKQLNERFPDTPKRGAVAYGLMRTLQMRRLRLPKPQVKRGERP from the coding sequence GTGTTCCGTAGCCGCTCCAAGGAAGAGAAGGCCCCCACCGACAAGGTGACGGCGGACCTCTCCAAGACGCCCCGCGACCCGCAGGCCCCCAAAGGTCGCCCCACCCCCAAGCGCAGCGATGCCCAAACGCAGCGCCGTCGTGCCTCCAGTGGAGCGCCGGCCGATCGCAAGGAGGCCATGAAGCGCCAGCGCGAGGCCCGTCGCGTGGACATGGCCAAACAGCGTGAGGCGCTCGCCAGTGGCGACGAGCGCTATCTGCCGGCCCGTGACAAGGGCCCGGTGCGGCGCTTCGTCCGCGACTTCGTGGACTCGCGCTTCTGCATCGCGGAGTACTTCCTGCCGCTCGCCGTGATCATCCTGATTCTCAGCGTGATCCAGGTGCAGAACATCCAGAACATCTCGCTGCTGCTCTGGCTCGGCGTGATCGTGCTGATCGTCATCGACTCGATCGGGCTCACGTTCCGGCTGCGCAAGCAGCTGAACGAGCGGTTCCCCGATACGCCCAAGCGCGGCGCGGTCGCCTACGGCCTGATGCGTACGCTCCAGATGCGACGGCTCCGGCTGCCCAAGCCGCAGGTCAAGCGTGGAGAGCGACCCTGA
- a CDS encoding class I SAM-dependent methyltransferase, translating into MARQLDEQIAARFPVGQRLRILDVGVGQGTQALRLARAGHTVTGLESDAEMLRTAREALNSEPAGIRERVRLIEGNGQDTGVHFLPGSFDVVLCHGVLMYVQAPDAMVAGLARMLAPGGLLSLLVRNADALAMRAGTAGDWDAALAAFDTDRYTNRLGLTVRADRLDALTATLAGIAAPLHAWYGVRIFTDNVSNDVELPAAAELERVLAAEDRAGRTDPYRGVAALLHLCGVRG; encoded by the coding sequence GTGGCCCGGCAGCTGGACGAGCAGATCGCGGCCCGCTTCCCGGTCGGGCAGCGGCTGCGGATCCTGGACGTCGGTGTGGGCCAGGGCACGCAGGCACTGCGCCTCGCCCGGGCCGGCCACACCGTCACCGGGCTGGAGTCCGACGCCGAGATGCTGCGGACCGCCCGCGAGGCGCTCAACAGTGAGCCCGCCGGAATCCGGGAGCGGGTCCGGCTCATCGAGGGCAATGGCCAGGACACCGGGGTGCACTTCCTGCCCGGCAGCTTCGACGTGGTGCTCTGCCACGGCGTACTGATGTATGTCCAGGCACCCGACGCCATGGTGGCCGGACTGGCCCGGATGCTCGCGCCGGGCGGCCTGCTGTCGCTCCTCGTACGAAACGCGGACGCGCTGGCCATGCGGGCCGGGACCGCCGGGGACTGGGACGCGGCGCTGGCCGCGTTCGACACGGACCGGTACACCAACCGCCTCGGGCTGACCGTACGCGCGGACCGGCTGGACGCCCTCACCGCGACGCTCGCCGGGATCGCGGCGCCGCTGCACGCCTGGTACGGGGTGCGGATCTTCACGGACAACGTGAGCAACGACGTGGAGCTGCCCGCCGCGGCGGAGCTGGAACGGGTGCTGGCGGCGGAGGACCGGGCGGGGCGGACGGATCCGTACCGCGGCGTCGCCGCGTTGCTGCATCTGTGCGGAGTGCGCGGCTAG
- a CDS encoding S1C family serine protease, whose protein sequence is MNSSHTRTRVRRLALPLTAGVCAIALVSACSDSNSAELDATKPTPVQQGSASRATSDLQDDYQAVIKNVLPSVVQIDASNSLGSGVVYDDKGHIVTNAHVIGKEQTFKVSSATGENVLSASLVAAYPEQDLAVIKLDSVPKGLKPAKFGDSAEVAVGQIVLAMGSPLGLSSSVTQGIVSALGRTVSESSTGGGTGATIANMVQTSAAINPGNSGGALVNLDSEVIGIPTLAATDPEMGGSTAPGIGFAIPVSMVKTVADQIIKNGQVTDSGRAALDITGRTVVDSSYQPAGVALVSVSKGGAAEKAGLRVGDIITKLGDTPVTTITSLSEALASDKPGQRVTVTYVRSAAERTTEVTLGEI, encoded by the coding sequence ATGAATTCCTCTCACACCCGCACCCGTGTGCGCCGGCTGGCGCTGCCTCTGACCGCAGGTGTCTGTGCGATCGCGCTGGTCAGCGCCTGCTCCGACTCGAACTCCGCCGAACTGGACGCGACGAAGCCCACACCGGTCCAGCAGGGCTCGGCCTCGAGGGCCACCAGCGATCTGCAGGACGACTACCAGGCCGTGATCAAGAACGTGCTTCCGTCGGTGGTGCAGATCGACGCGTCGAACAGCCTGGGCTCCGGCGTCGTCTACGACGACAAGGGCCATATCGTCACCAACGCCCACGTGATCGGCAAGGAGCAGACCTTCAAGGTCAGCTCGGCCACCGGCGAGAACGTGCTGAGCGCCTCGCTGGTCGCCGCCTACCCCGAGCAGGACCTGGCGGTGATCAAGCTCGACAGCGTCCCCAAGGGGCTGAAGCCCGCGAAGTTCGGCGACTCGGCGGAGGTCGCGGTGGGGCAGATCGTGCTGGCGATGGGTTCGCCTCTCGGGCTGTCCAGCAGCGTCACCCAGGGCATCGTCTCGGCGCTCGGCCGGACCGTGAGCGAGAGCAGCACGGGCGGCGGCACCGGGGCGACCATCGCGAACATGGTGCAGACCTCGGCGGCGATCAACCCGGGCAACAGCGGAGGTGCGCTGGTGAATCTCGACAGCGAGGTCATCGGCATCCCGACCCTGGCGGCGACGGACCCGGAGATGGGCGGCAGCACAGCGCCGGGGATCGGATTCGCGATCCCGGTCTCGATGGTGAAGACGGTCGCCGACCAGATCATCAAGAACGGCCAGGTCACCGACTCGGGCCGGGCGGCGCTGGACATCACCGGCCGTACGGTCGTCGACAGCAGCTACCAGCCGGCCGGGGTCGCGCTCGTCAGCGTGTCGAAGGGCGGCGCGGCGGAGAAGGCGGGTCTGCGGGTCGGCGACATCATCACCAAGCTCGGGGACACGCCGGTCACCACGATCACGTCCCTGTCGGAGGCGCTGGCCTCGGACAAACCGGGCCAGAGGGTCACCGTGACGTATGTGCGCAGCGCTGCGGAGAGGACCACGGAGGTCACGCTGGGCGAGATCTGA
- a CDS encoding bifunctional adenosylcobinamide kinase/adenosylcobinamide-phosphate guanylyltransferase, whose amino-acid sequence MELTLLGTGGPDGLPRPECPCAACATARGARSRAATALLVDDALLLDLTPGAVFAAARAGHSLTGVRQVLLTHPHDGPAVELPAGLPPAGRVPDGRVLTLISGHRVRAVPMDAPGTGYEVTAPEGERLLYMPPGAAPAGLADRTAEPYDMVVGDVVGRPDAVARLRAVAAIGPATEVLAVHLDHDAPPGPELDRRLAAAGARAVPDGTTLVLGGYHAVPDVPRRTLITGGARSGKSVEAERRLETYPEVVYVATGGGRDGDAEWAARIGLHRERRPAAWRTEETCELVEPLASDGPPLLIDCLSLWLTDAMDRVDAWDDAAWENGGESALRKRTGELVAAVRGTRRTVVVVTNETGSGVVPATAAGRRFRDELGRLNAAVADECEQVLLVVAGQSLALRG is encoded by the coding sequence GTGGAACTGACTCTGCTCGGCACCGGAGGCCCCGACGGGCTGCCGCGGCCCGAATGCCCGTGCGCCGCCTGCGCCACCGCCCGCGGGGCGCGCAGCCGGGCCGCGACCGCCCTGCTGGTCGACGACGCGCTGCTGCTCGATCTCACCCCCGGGGCCGTGTTCGCCGCCGCCCGCGCGGGGCATTCGCTCACCGGCGTGCGCCAGGTGCTGCTCACCCATCCGCACGACGGCCCGGCCGTCGAACTGCCCGCGGGGCTGCCCCCGGCGGGCCGGGTGCCGGACGGGCGGGTGCTGACGCTGATCAGCGGGCACCGGGTGCGGGCCGTGCCGATGGACGCGCCGGGCACCGGGTACGAGGTGACGGCGCCGGAGGGCGAGCGGCTGCTCTACATGCCGCCGGGCGCAGCCCCGGCCGGTCTCGCCGACCGGACGGCGGAGCCGTACGACATGGTGGTCGGCGATGTCGTGGGGCGGCCCGACGCGGTGGCCCGGCTGCGGGCCGTCGCCGCGATCGGGCCCGCCACCGAGGTGCTCGCCGTCCATCTGGACCATGACGCACCGCCCGGCCCCGAGCTCGACCGCCGGCTCGCGGCGGCCGGGGCGCGCGCCGTGCCGGACGGGACGACACTGGTGCTCGGCGGGTACCACGCGGTACCGGACGTGCCCCGGCGCACGCTGATCACCGGCGGTGCGCGGTCCGGGAAGTCGGTCGAGGCCGAGCGGCGGCTGGAGACGTATCCGGAGGTCGTGTACGTGGCGACCGGCGGGGGCCGGGACGGCGACGCGGAGTGGGCGGCCCGGATCGGGCTGCACCGGGAGCGCAGACCGGCGGCCTGGCGCACCGAGGAGACCTGTGAACTGGTGGAGCCGCTGGCCTCGGACGGGCCCCCGCTGCTGATCGACTGCCTGTCGCTCTGGCTGACGGATGCGATGGACCGGGTGGATGCCTGGGACGACGCGGCGTGGGAGAACGGCGGGGAGAGCGCGCTGCGGAAGCGGACGGGTGAACTCGTGGCCGCTGTCCGCGGAACGCGGCGCACCGTCGTCGTGGTGACCAACGAGACCGGCTCCGGCGTGGTGCCCGCGACGGCCGCGGGGCGGCGCTTCAGGGACGAGTTGGGCCGGCTGAACGCCGCGGTGGCCGACGAGTGCGAGCAGGTGCTGCTGGTGGTGGCCGGGCAGTCGCTGGCGCTGCGCGGCTGA
- a CDS encoding class I SAM-dependent methyltransferase, whose product MARVRPMLDGVSETLLWTFYNRAYEAGRRYPVLDDPMALQLLADLDYPFEERFGLPGPFSSQAQGLRSRCFDLAVQAYLADRPEATVVALGDGLETGFWRVDNGRLNWLSVELPEVATLRRTLLPPSDRLRTLSGSATGLSWLDEIEDPVGRGVVVTAQGLLMYLRPAEVRKVIAACAERLPGGVFVLDSMSRWLARGTVAGTSKVGDMTVPPMRWAMNPGERRKLRGAHPGITQVRALRLPRGRGAMGELIRVQSLLPGLRTLTPAVTQLRFGG is encoded by the coding sequence ATGGCGCGTGTGCGGCCGATGCTGGACGGGGTCTCGGAGACCCTGTTGTGGACGTTTTACAACCGGGCGTACGAGGCCGGCCGGCGCTATCCGGTGCTGGACGATCCGATGGCGCTCCAGTTGCTGGCGGACCTGGACTACCCGTTCGAGGAGCGGTTCGGTCTGCCCGGTCCGTTCAGCTCGCAGGCGCAGGGGCTGCGGTCGCGCTGCTTCGACCTGGCCGTGCAGGCGTATCTCGCCGACCGCCCGGAGGCCACCGTGGTGGCGCTCGGCGACGGTCTGGAGACCGGGTTCTGGCGGGTCGACAACGGCCGGCTGAACTGGCTGAGCGTGGAACTGCCCGAGGTGGCCACGCTGCGCCGGACGCTGCTGCCCCCGTCGGACCGGCTGCGGACGCTCTCCGGATCGGCGACCGGTCTCTCCTGGCTGGACGAGATCGAGGACCCGGTGGGCCGGGGCGTGGTCGTCACGGCGCAGGGACTGCTGATGTACCTGCGGCCCGCCGAGGTGCGGAAGGTCATCGCGGCCTGCGCCGAGCGGCTGCCGGGCGGGGTGTTCGTCCTGGACTCGATGTCCCGGTGGCTCGCGAGGGGCACGGTGGCGGGCACCTCGAAGGTCGGCGACATGACGGTCCCGCCGATGCGCTGGGCGATGAACCCGGGCGAGCGGCGGAAGCTGCGCGGCGCGCATCCGGGGATCACGCAGGTGCGCGCGCTGCGTCTGCCGCGCGGGCGCGGTGCGATGGGTGAGCTGATCCGCGTCCAGAGTCTGCTTCCCGGGCTGCGGACCCTGACCCCCGCGGTGACCCAACTGCGGTTCGGCGGCTGA